The Pseudarthrobacter sulfonivorans genome includes a window with the following:
- the pyk gene encoding pyruvate kinase → MRRAKIVATFGPAIASFENTLAVLEAGVDVARMNMSHGDYSVHDSTYENVRKAAAQLSKPVAIMADLQGPKIRLGRFVDGPHALAEGDIFTITTEDVPGTKEICSTTLKSLTEDVNVGDALLIDDGKVALRAIEVDDVKVVTEVTVGGMVSNNKGINLPGVAVNVPALSEKDEDDLRWAMRRGVDLVALSFVRDASDIVRVHEIMDEEGRRVPVIAKIEKPQAVDQLHEIIDAFDAIMVARGDLGVELPLEEVPIVQKRAIELARRWAKPVIVATQVLESMIDNPRPTRAEASDCANAVLDGADAVMLSGETSVGKYPIETVKVMARIIESTEVHGLERVPPLGTKPKTRGGAITRAAVEIADQLEAKYICTFTQSGDSARRLSRLRPIKPVFAFTPLEHVWNQLALTWGIQPVLVPMVGHTDEMTAQVDRSLLELKVVNDGDLVVIAAGSPPGKAGSTNMLKVHRVGDLGDAGSLGGDAGAPREKLGPWPTV, encoded by the coding sequence ATGAGACGCGCTAAGATTGTGGCCACTTTTGGCCCGGCAATTGCCAGCTTTGAGAACACCCTCGCGGTGTTGGAAGCCGGTGTAGATGTTGCCCGGATGAACATGAGTCACGGTGACTACTCCGTGCACGACAGCACCTACGAGAATGTCCGCAAGGCAGCAGCCCAGCTGAGCAAGCCTGTGGCAATCATGGCTGACCTGCAGGGGCCCAAGATCCGTCTTGGCCGCTTTGTGGACGGCCCCCATGCCCTGGCCGAGGGTGACATCTTCACGATCACCACCGAAGACGTTCCGGGCACCAAGGAGATCTGCTCCACCACGCTGAAGAGCCTCACCGAGGATGTCAACGTGGGTGATGCCCTGCTGATCGACGACGGCAAGGTTGCCCTGCGGGCGATTGAGGTCGACGACGTCAAGGTCGTTACAGAGGTAACCGTCGGCGGGATGGTGTCCAACAACAAGGGCATCAACCTTCCCGGCGTTGCGGTCAACGTGCCGGCGCTGAGCGAAAAGGACGAGGACGATCTCCGCTGGGCCATGCGCCGCGGTGTTGACCTGGTTGCCCTGTCGTTCGTCCGTGACGCCTCGGACATCGTCCGCGTGCACGAGATCATGGACGAAGAAGGCCGCCGTGTGCCGGTCATCGCCAAGATCGAAAAGCCGCAGGCAGTGGACCAGCTGCACGAAATCATCGATGCCTTCGACGCCATCATGGTGGCCCGTGGCGACCTCGGTGTGGAACTTCCGCTGGAGGAAGTGCCGATCGTGCAGAAGCGTGCTATCGAACTGGCACGCCGCTGGGCGAAGCCGGTCATCGTGGCCACGCAGGTCCTCGAATCCATGATCGACAACCCGCGCCCCACCCGTGCAGAGGCCTCGGACTGCGCCAACGCCGTGCTCGACGGTGCAGATGCCGTTATGCTGTCCGGCGAGACCAGCGTGGGCAAGTACCCGATCGAGACCGTCAAGGTCATGGCCCGGATCATTGAATCCACCGAGGTCCACGGCCTGGAACGCGTTCCGCCGCTGGGCACCAAGCCCAAGACCCGTGGTGGCGCCATCACCCGCGCCGCCGTCGAAATCGCCGACCAGCTGGAAGCAAAGTACATCTGTACTTTCACCCAGTCCGGTGATTCGGCACGCCGCCTGTCACGCCTGCGCCCGATCAAGCCGGTGTTCGCATTCACTCCGCTGGAGCACGTGTGGAACCAGCTGGCACTGACGTGGGGCATCCAGCCAGTGCTGGTACCCATGGTGGGCCATACCGACGAGATGACCGCGCAGGTTGACCGCAGCCTGCTGGAATTGAAAGTGGTTAACGACGGCGACCTGGTGGTCATCGCCGCCGGTTCGCCTCCCGGAAAGGCCGGTTCCACGAACATGCTGAAGGTTCACCGGGTCGGAGACCTGGGCGACGCCG
- a CDS encoding glutamate synthase subunit beta — translation MADPRGFLKVRQRETQPRRPVPVRIMDWKEVYEAQEKGVLKAQAGRCMDCGVPFCHQGCPLGNLIPEWNDLAWRDKGEEAIERLHATNNFPEWTGRLCPAPCEASCVLGINQPAVTIKQVEVSIIDEAFENGWVNPLPPTRLTGKTVAVVGSGPAGLAVAQQLTRVGHTVAVYERDDKIGGLLRYGIPDFKMEKEQVDRRVEQMKVEGTRFRTGVAVGTDVTWEQLRRRYDAVVVATGATVPRNLPIPGRDFEGVHFAMDYLVPANRVVAGETVENQIHAKGKHVVILGGGDTGADCLGTAHRHGAASVTTLAIGKQPPAERAGHQPWPTFPTLFEMASAHEEGGERTYLASTVEFVGENGKLTGVKVAETEFVDGKRLPKAGTERIIPADLVFLSLGFTGAEPAGITEQVSADFDGRGNVSRDGYYMTNTEGIFVAGDAGRGQSLIVWAIAEGRACAAAVDKFLMGSTILPAPVAPTDRAIAVL, via the coding sequence GTGGCTGATCCACGCGGATTTCTTAAAGTACGCCAGCGTGAAACCCAGCCGCGCCGCCCCGTTCCCGTCCGCATCATGGACTGGAAGGAAGTCTACGAGGCCCAGGAAAAGGGTGTCCTGAAGGCCCAGGCCGGCCGCTGCATGGACTGCGGCGTGCCGTTCTGCCACCAGGGCTGCCCGCTGGGCAACCTCATCCCGGAATGGAACGACCTCGCGTGGCGGGACAAGGGCGAGGAAGCGATTGAGCGGCTGCACGCCACCAACAACTTCCCCGAGTGGACCGGCCGGCTTTGCCCGGCGCCGTGCGAGGCGTCCTGTGTGCTGGGAATCAACCAGCCCGCAGTCACCATCAAGCAGGTTGAAGTCTCCATCATCGACGAAGCGTTCGAAAACGGCTGGGTCAACCCACTGCCTCCGACGCGCCTGACCGGAAAGACCGTTGCCGTCGTCGGCTCCGGCCCGGCAGGCCTGGCCGTGGCGCAGCAGCTGACCCGAGTGGGCCACACCGTTGCGGTGTACGAACGTGACGACAAGATCGGCGGCCTTCTCCGCTACGGCATCCCCGACTTCAAGATGGAGAAGGAGCAGGTGGACCGCCGCGTTGAGCAGATGAAGGTGGAAGGCACCCGCTTCCGCACCGGCGTCGCTGTGGGCACCGACGTGACGTGGGAGCAGCTGCGACGCCGCTACGACGCCGTCGTGGTTGCCACCGGCGCCACCGTCCCGAGGAACCTGCCCATCCCGGGCCGCGACTTTGAAGGCGTGCACTTTGCCATGGATTACCTGGTGCCGGCCAACCGCGTTGTCGCGGGGGAGACGGTGGAGAACCAGATCCATGCCAAGGGCAAGCATGTGGTGATCCTGGGCGGCGGCGATACCGGTGCTGACTGCCTCGGTACGGCGCACCGCCATGGAGCCGCGTCAGTGACCACGCTGGCCATCGGCAAGCAGCCGCCGGCCGAACGTGCCGGGCACCAGCCCTGGCCCACGTTCCCCACCCTCTTCGAAATGGCCAGCGCCCATGAGGAAGGCGGCGAACGCACTTACCTCGCCTCCACCGTGGAGTTCGTCGGCGAGAACGGCAAGCTGACCGGCGTCAAGGTGGCCGAAACGGAATTCGTTGACGGCAAGCGGCTTCCCAAGGCCGGCACCGAACGGATCATCCCTGCGGACCTGGTCTTCCTGTCGCTGGGCTTCACCGGAGCCGAGCCTGCGGGCATCACTGAGCAGGTCAGCGCCGACTTCGACGGGCGCGGCAACGTGTCCCGCGACGGGTACTACATGACCAACACGGAGGGCATCTTCGTGGCCGGTGACGCTGGCCGCGGTCAGTCGCTCATTGTGTGGGCCATCGCTGAGGGCCGGGCCTGTGCGGCCGCCGTGGACAAGTTCCTCATGGGCAGCACCATCCTGCCGGCGCCAGTGGCTCCGACGGACCGGGCCATCGCGGTTCTCTGA